One region of Colius striatus isolate bColStr4 chromosome 4, bColStr4.1.hap1, whole genome shotgun sequence genomic DNA includes:
- the LOC133625291 gene encoding basic proline-rich protein-like isoform X3, producing MPRSAPAHRPPVQPPPPPLSHSPGPASRGSRRPGLLHPPPPPRPQAGTPPPDGAGAGLGEGEARPPDGDSGGHGSRRGADRLTAESRCPPQPCPCAGQRRAGLGAPRGREGAAHACPGDRAADTAPEAGTGIQILENEIRIKDTVLESVLC from the exons ATGCCGCGCTCGGCACCCGCGCACCGGCCGCCCGTGCAGCCCCCACCGCCGCCTCTTTCCCACAGCCCCGGCCCTGCCTCCCGCGGGAGCCGCCGCCCCGGCCTCCTGCACCCGCCACCGCCACCCCGGCCGCAGGCGGGCACCCCGCCGCCCGacggggcaggggctgggctcgGCGAGGGAGAGGCGCGGCCGCCAGACGGTGACAGCGGCGGCCATGGCTCCCGCCGCGGCGCTGACAGGCTGACAGCCGAGAGCCGCTGCCCGCCGCAGCCGTGCCCCTGCGCGGGGCAGCGTAGGGCCGGGCTCGGCGCCCCGCGGGGCCGGGAGGGTGCGGCGCACGCCTGCCCGGGAGACAGGGCAGCAGATACAGCCCCCGAAGCGGGCACCGG gatACAGATCCTGGAGAATGAGATCAGAATTAAGGACACAGTGTTGGAAAGTGTACTGTGTTAA
- the NDUFV2 gene encoding NADH dehydrogenase [ubiquinone] flavoprotein 2, mitochondrial, with the protein MFLCAPLRAAAACSIKQIRYLHRTAVRSASGGALFVHRDTPENNPDTPFEFTPENQKRIEAIINNYPGGHKSAAVMAVLDLAQRQHGWLPISAMNKVAEILEMPPMRVYEVATFYTMYNRKPVGKYHIQVCTTTPCMLRDSDSILEAIKKKLGIKVGETTPDKLFTLIEVECLGACVNAPMVQINDNYYEDLTPKDIEDIIDELKAGKVPKPGPRSGRFSCEPAGGLTSLTEPPKGPGFGVRADL; encoded by the exons ATGTTCCTGTGCGCTCCCCTGCGGGCCGCCGCCGCGTGTTCG ATAAAGCAAATCCGATACTTACATAGAACAGCAGTGCGCAGTGCCAGTGGAGGAGCCTTATTTGTG caCAGAGATACTCCTGAGAATAATCCAGATACTCCATTTGAGTTCACACCTGAAAACCAAAAG AGAATAGAAGCAATCATAAACAACTACCCGGGGGGACACAAGTCTGCAGCTGTCATGGCAGTACTAGATCTGGCCCAAAGACAGCATGGATGGTTGCCCATATCAGCTATGAACAAG GTTGCTGAAATTTTAGAAATGCCTCCCATGAGAGTGTATGAAGTAGCAACCTTCTATACAATGTACAATCGCAAACCAGTTGGGAAATACCACATTCAAGTCTGCACTACCACACCTTGCATGCTGCGAGACTCTGATAGTATTTTAGAAGCCATTAAGAAGAAGCTTG GTATAAAAGTTGGGGAAACAACACCTGATAAACTCTTCACACTGATAGAAGTGGAATGCTTAGGTGCTTGTGTAAATGCACCAATGGTACAAATAAATGACAATTACTAT gaaGATTTGACACCCAAAGATATTGAAGACATAATTGATGAGCTAAAGGCTGGCAAAGTTCCCAAACCTGGCCCAAG gaGTGGCCGTTTTTCTTGTGAGCCAGCTGGTGGCCTTACTTCTCTGACTGAACCACCCAAAGGACCAGGTTTCGGAGTTCGAGCTGACCTCTAA
- the LOC133625291 gene encoding basic proline-rich protein-like isoform X2, with translation MPRSAPAHRPPVQPPPPPLSHSPGPASRGSRRPGLLHPPPPPRPQAGTPPPDGAGAGLGEGEARPPDGDSGGHGSRRGADRLTAESRCPPQPCPCAGQRRAGLGAPRGREGAAHACPGDRAADTAPEAGTGCVLAHRQAAVKGSRCVWEKPLEAGASVAAPCWHTQDFP, from the exons ATGCCGCGCTCGGCACCCGCGCACCGGCCGCCCGTGCAGCCCCCACCGCCGCCTCTTTCCCACAGCCCCGGCCCTGCCTCCCGCGGGAGCCGCCGCCCCGGCCTCCTGCACCCGCCACCGCCACCCCGGCCGCAGGCGGGCACCCCGCCGCCCGacggggcaggggctgggctcgGCGAGGGAGAGGCGCGGCCGCCAGACGGTGACAGCGGCGGCCATGGCTCCCGCCGCGGCGCTGACAGGCTGACAGCCGAGAGCCGCTGCCCGCCGCAGCCGTGCCCCTGCGCGGGGCAGCGTAGGGCCGGGCTCGGCGCCCCGCGGGGCCGGGAGGGTGCGGCGCACGCCTGCCCGGGAGACAGGGCAGCAGATACAGCCCCCGAAGCGGGCACCGG GTGCGTCCTCGCACACCGGCAGGCTGCAGTTAAAGGGTCTCGCTGCGTTTGGGAGAAGCCCCTGGAGGCAG GTGCCTCTGTAGCTGCACCATGTTGGCATACACAggacttcccttga
- the LOC133625291 gene encoding basic proline-rich protein-like isoform X1, whose product MPRSAPAHRPPVQPPPPPLSHSPGPASRGSRRPGLLHPPPPPRPQAGTPPPDGAGAGLGEGEARPPDGDSGGHGSRRGADRLTAESRCPPQPCPCAGQRRAGLGAPRGREGAAHACPGDRAADTAPEAGTGCVLAHRQAAVKGSRCVWEKPLEAGYRSWRMRSELRTQCWKVYCVKSQSI is encoded by the exons ATGCCGCGCTCGGCACCCGCGCACCGGCCGCCCGTGCAGCCCCCACCGCCGCCTCTTTCCCACAGCCCCGGCCCTGCCTCCCGCGGGAGCCGCCGCCCCGGCCTCCTGCACCCGCCACCGCCACCCCGGCCGCAGGCGGGCACCCCGCCGCCCGacggggcaggggctgggctcgGCGAGGGAGAGGCGCGGCCGCCAGACGGTGACAGCGGCGGCCATGGCTCCCGCCGCGGCGCTGACAGGCTGACAGCCGAGAGCCGCTGCCCGCCGCAGCCGTGCCCCTGCGCGGGGCAGCGTAGGGCCGGGCTCGGCGCCCCGCGGGGCCGGGAGGGTGCGGCGCACGCCTGCCCGGGAGACAGGGCAGCAGATACAGCCCCCGAAGCGGGCACCGG GTGCGTCCTCGCACACCGGCAGGCTGCAGTTAAAGGGTCTCGCTGCGTTTGGGAGAAGCCCCTGGAGGCAG gatACAGATCCTGGAGAATGAGATCAGAATTAAGGACACAGTGTTGGAAAGTGTACTGTGTTAAATCTCAGAGCATTTaa